GTTGGATTGCACATGTCCAATCATATGCCACTCAATATCCTTGGGCATTTGCTGCCACTTTTCGGTCATTTCCTGGATTTTGTTCTCCCCAAAAATACGTTGTCCGGCCTCATAAGCCTCCATCAAATCGGAAATCGGTTTGGTTTTAGAAACCGCTACCAAGGTAACATGAGACGGTAAAGAAGCTTTTATGCTAAGGAGGTTTTCTTGTATTGACATTTTCAAATTTTCAAATTGACTTATTTTCTAATCAAAGCTCATACACCATCAATCCGCTTCTGAACTTGGGCTCTATATAAGTACTTTTAGGAGGCATGATTAAATTATTATCAGCCAAGGCTTTGATTTCCGAAATATCAGAAGGGTAGAGCATAAAGCCAACTTCAAACTCACCTTCATCTACCAATTCTTTAATGGTTAGTATCGATTGTTTTCCCGGAATGTATTCAATACGTTCATCGTTTCGCAAATCTTCTATGCCTAATAAGGGTTGCAGCACTTTGTCGTATAAAATCTGAGCATCCAAATTCTCCAAAATAGAAGGCTGTTTGTTTTCCTGCTTGTAAAACAAGGCATAAAAATTACCATCGAGATACATTCCGAATTCAAACTTACTTTGTGGTTTCCACAATTCTTGCTCTTTGTCTTTAATGATGAAATACTCGGATAGTTTTTCAACAAAATCTTCTTTAGAGAAGCCATTCAAATCCCGTATGATTCTGTTGTATTCGTATATTTTGACGTTGCTTTCGGCTATCAAAAAACTCATGAAATAGTTCAGGTTTTGGTTGCCCAAATGCTTGTCTTCATCATACAGCAATTCTGCCGAAGCCGAACGGTGATGTCCGTCAGCAATGTAAAGTTCAGGAATAGTGTCAAATTGAGTTTGCAACCAAATAATTTCTGCTGCGGTATCAATCTTCCAAAGCTGGTGTTTCTCTTTATTAGTAGTAGAATAATTATAAATCGGCTGGCTTTTCTTTTTGTCAGCAATCCAAGCGTTTAACGCTGCATTATCCGGATAAGTAATCAAAACCGGCTCTGTATTAAACCCCGTTTGATGCAAATAATCTTTGAAATATTCTACCCGATACTGCAAGGTATCTTCGTGCTTTTTGATAACATTGTTTTTATAGTCTTCAATCGAAGTCCCGGCTACAATTCCGGTAAAGGATTGCGCTTTGGATTGGATTTCATATAAAAAGAAAACCGGTTGGTCTTCTTCCATAAAAACACCTTCTTCTTTAAAATCTTGGTATTTATGAGCCACCCCTTTAAACCGTTTGTCCAAAGTAATTTTTTGCGAATGCATATAGGCCGGATTAATAACATGCAAAAAAGAATACGGGTTAAAGCTCAACCAAGCCGCAAGCTCAGCCGAACTGTAA
Above is a genomic segment from Flavobacterium phycosphaerae containing:
- a CDS encoding DUF1015 domain-containing protein, yielding MSKIIPFKAVRPTPDKVALVTCRNYDDYSSAELAAWLSFNPYSFLHVINPAYMHSQKITLDKRFKGVAHKYQDFKEEGVFMEEDQPVFFLYEIQSKAQSFTGIVAGTSIEDYKNNVIKKHEDTLQYRVEYFKDYLHQTGFNTEPVLITYPDNAALNAWIADKKKSQPIYNYSTTNKEKHQLWKIDTAAEIIWLQTQFDTIPELYIADGHHRSASAELLYDEDKHLGNQNLNYFMSFLIAESNVKIYEYNRIIRDLNGFSKEDFVEKLSEYFIIKDKEQELWKPQSKFEFGMYLDGNFYALFYKQENKQPSILENLDAQILYDKVLQPLLGIEDLRNDERIEYIPGKQSILTIKELVDEGEFEVGFMLYPSDISEIKALADNNLIMPPKSTYIEPKFRSGLMVYEL